In Listeria cossartiae subsp. cossartiae, one genomic interval encodes:
- a CDS encoding glycosyltransferase family 2 protein, translating into MEKPFLTVVVPCYNEEEVLSESVTQLTNIIQKLVMSESISDKSQIMFVDDGSKDRTWELIQQYSESNEHVSGLKLSRNYGHQGALLAGLTEAHAYSDCVVSIDADLQDDVNAIIEFIEKYHEGFDVVYGVRDKRDTDTYFKRNSALAFYRIMSKLGVNMVPNHADYRLLSKRALTEFLRYKEENMFIRGIVPLLGFKSTKVFYNRNERFAGESKYPLKKMVLFAVDGITSFSVAPIRLLLVLGSVIFMIGVVMGIYAIVQKIVGAVVPGWTSLIVSLWLIGGIQLIGIGVLGEYIGKIFKQVKERPRFTIEENVFETKCKENKINER; encoded by the coding sequence TTGGAAAAACCATTTTTAACAGTTGTGGTGCCTTGTTATAATGAAGAGGAAGTTCTAAGTGAGAGCGTGACACAACTAACAAACATTATACAAAAATTAGTGATGAGTGAATCAATCAGCGACAAAAGTCAGATTATGTTCGTAGATGATGGAAGTAAAGATAGAACTTGGGAACTTATACAACAATACTCAGAATCAAATGAACATGTTTCTGGATTAAAATTAAGTCGTAATTACGGACATCAAGGAGCTTTGCTTGCAGGACTAACGGAAGCACACGCATATTCTGATTGTGTGGTATCTATTGATGCGGATTTACAAGATGATGTGAATGCAATTATTGAGTTCATAGAAAAATACCATGAAGGCTTTGATGTTGTTTATGGTGTACGCGACAAACGAGACACAGACACTTACTTTAAACGAAATTCAGCGTTAGCTTTCTATAGAATTATGAGTAAACTAGGGGTTAATATGGTTCCGAATCATGCGGACTATCGATTACTTAGTAAACGAGCATTGACCGAATTTTTACGTTATAAAGAAGAAAATATGTTTATCCGCGGTATTGTGCCGTTATTAGGATTTAAATCAACGAAAGTCTTCTATAATAGAAATGAACGATTTGCTGGTGAATCCAAATATCCATTAAAGAAAATGGTGTTATTTGCTGTTGACGGGATTACTTCTTTCAGTGTTGCGCCTATTCGATTATTATTAGTTCTTGGATCCGTTATTTTTATGATAGGTGTAGTCATGGGTATTTATGCCATCGTTCAAAAAATTGTTGGTGCAGTCGTGCCTGGTTGGACTTCTTTAATTGTTTCGCTATGGTTAATTGGCGGTATTCAATTAATTGGTATAGGTGTACTAGGTGAATACATTGGAAAAATCTTCAAACAAGTCAAAGAACGTCCTCGCTTTACGATAGAGGAAAATGTTTTTGAAACGAAATGTAAGGAAAATAAAATCAACGAGAGATAG
- a CDS encoding glycosyltransferase family 39 protein: MKNRLAYIFNAFFILIFGYLLCISIFKPQDISFNHPSIFIIFSAAALLVLIGLYQLSTRLNTKGDGVITIFLVIMIILTQIYLLFSLQMDSFADAFVIKGEALNMLANGGHATEQNYFLMYPNNVFITIIRYWLYSFGGTLGITNTYLIESVFLFICMNITIFVLFWIVRKENGNKFGNIYLLIVLFCVPLLGYIWYFYTDTLVLPFTALIALFYYLYTKNNKWWYFIIIGLLFAIGYQIKPNIIILLPAMLIHLCFIRNWRKIILNAVVLMVCFFGLGTAFTPIAESYGFEKDSTIEFPQTHWLMMGLGDPAGRYNRDDVIYTTEFKTIEEKKEANIEKIKERIEEHGPLGLVKLFDNKMLNTWTDGTRAYKIYINSALNYSTPYDYFFGDKQIVTELPAQMFHIINLLLICLGALRFYKKREFDMSFFVNIALVGVWLFHLFWEANQRYIMFITPLMILSSIYGFKFIVESLYTKKFDLKKGLRKSFLIVTFVVFLLSTVIFAYIGNTVAGQTQDVSKYLVKQSYAHVELAVNSKQIVKQTFEANEAFNTVQLAILKAPYVDSKYRIKIINKKNKKEVYNEVIDGSEFVEAENYTVNVNEKPKGKTEYVIEVYQVENKNPKEPLILGTYLSKTVDLYPYGALYIKGKAREKQDIGFSVSNVASEPIIPKYVSIMLDLGVIIIFAGTYYVFRRKAEDNG, from the coding sequence GTGAAGAATAGGTTAGCTTATATTTTTAATGCGTTTTTTATACTTATTTTTGGTTACTTACTTTGCATAAGCATTTTTAAACCGCAAGATATTAGTTTTAATCATCCGAGTATATTTATAATTTTTAGTGCTGCGGCGCTTTTAGTTCTTATTGGGCTTTACCAGTTATCAACTAGATTGAATACAAAAGGAGATGGTGTAATAACCATCTTTTTGGTGATTATGATTATATTAACCCAAATATATTTGCTATTTTCCTTGCAAATGGATTCTTTTGCGGATGCATTTGTCATCAAAGGTGAGGCGCTTAATATGCTTGCTAACGGCGGGCATGCGACGGAGCAAAATTATTTCTTAATGTATCCTAATAATGTATTTATAACTATAATTCGATACTGGTTATACTCTTTTGGTGGGACACTGGGTATTACTAATACGTATTTAATAGAAAGTGTTTTCTTATTTATTTGTATGAACATAACGATATTCGTATTGTTTTGGATTGTTCGTAAAGAAAATGGTAACAAGTTTGGGAATATTTATTTGTTAATTGTGCTATTTTGTGTACCATTGCTTGGTTATATTTGGTATTTTTATACGGATACACTTGTATTACCTTTTACTGCACTTATTGCGCTATTTTATTACTTATATACGAAAAATAATAAGTGGTGGTACTTTATTATTATTGGACTATTGTTCGCGATAGGGTATCAAATTAAGCCGAATATAATAATTTTACTTCCAGCAATGTTGATTCATCTATGCTTTATAAGAAATTGGCGAAAAATTATTTTGAATGCGGTTGTTTTAATGGTTTGTTTTTTCGGTTTGGGCACAGCCTTTACGCCAATTGCAGAGAGTTATGGCTTTGAGAAAGATTCAACGATAGAATTTCCGCAAACACATTGGCTTATGATGGGGCTTGGTGATCCTGCTGGACGATATAATCGAGATGATGTCATTTATACTACTGAGTTTAAAACAATAGAAGAAAAGAAAGAAGCTAATATCGAAAAGATTAAAGAGCGAATTGAGGAGCACGGACCACTTGGTTTAGTGAAACTTTTTGATAATAAAATGCTAAATACATGGACGGATGGAACACGTGCTTATAAAATTTATATTAATTCAGCGTTAAACTATTCGACGCCATACGATTATTTCTTTGGAGATAAGCAAATTGTGACAGAATTGCCTGCTCAAATGTTCCATATCATCAATTTATTATTAATTTGTTTAGGTGCTTTACGCTTTTATAAGAAAAGGGAATTCGATATGTCCTTTTTCGTCAATATTGCACTGGTTGGTGTTTGGCTGTTCCATTTATTCTGGGAAGCAAATCAACGTTATATTATGTTTATTACGCCACTGATGATTTTGTCCTCTATCTATGGATTTAAATTTATAGTAGAATCATTATATACGAAGAAATTTGACTTAAAAAAAGGATTGAGAAAAAGCTTTTTAATTGTTACTTTCGTTGTATTTTTACTGAGTACGGTCATTTTTGCTTATATCGGAAATACCGTTGCTGGACAAACGCAGGATGTAAGTAAATATCTTGTGAAACAAAGCTATGCCCATGTCGAGCTTGCGGTCAATAGTAAGCAAATTGTTAAGCAAACTTTTGAAGCTAATGAAGCATTCAATACAGTTCAATTAGCTATTCTAAAAGCACCATACGTGGATAGTAAGTATCGGATAAAGATAATTAATAAAAAGAATAAAAAAGAAGTTTACAATGAAGTAATAGATGGCTCAGAATTTGTAGAGGCTGAAAATTATACTGTCAATGTAAACGAAAAGCCAAAAGGTAAAACAGAATATGTTATTGAAGTCTATCAAGTGGAAAATAAAAACCCTAAAGAACCGTTGATTTTAGGTACTTATCTATCGAAAACAGTGGATCTTTATCCATATGGAGCGCTTTACATTAAGGGTAAAGCAAGAGAAAAACAAGATATCGGCTTTAGTGTTTCGAACGTTGCTTCTGAGCCGATAATACCGAAATATGTATCTATTATGCTTGATTTAGGTGTTATAATTATTTTTGCAGGAACATATTATGTGTTTAGAAGAAAAGCAGAAGACAATGGATGA
- a CDS encoding bifunctional glycosyltransferase/CDP-glycerol:glycerophosphate glycerophosphotransferase: MNIDSNNNIEKNREAGISIIIPLYNVEEVILETLESIHEQTFDMYEVLLIDDGSTDKTIELVTEYIADKPKFKLHTQPNGGPASARNHGLRLANRMYICFVDSDDIIPNYALQLMYDGAISTGSKLITGATKRFNSEDEWFIPMHIQYNIAKPGLKTLLKNPELFYSIGPCAKLYHHSLIDGVFFPENIRYGEDQPFVLHALLQAENIYTVEKVVYYYRLRDGESQSLTQSVNKDPIRILKSVFQIFDYGEAELLKNNTEYEVALKYYQRVSSIELWGALRAAIESKKSENQKIAFTMMLDWLKTKSDDFLNIIPSFRYFLLFSSIERVRYITKDNKENYRQLITYLWERQGEEAKIAFRKTYPVHMKAALQIMENNNWSDARKISFKFIIRRQFKAPILIRKISRGIIFRIATWMPRKKDQVILATERSTSLEGNLLAIYDYMFYNNMPQKVYVFLKKNRNWFEMFQLYYALGRTKTIVLDDYYNKIYGLKFNKKTHVIQSWHATGAFKKFGFSAMEGTDANTEEFETRAHSPYTDVLVSSEGIVPEYMEAFRKQANQIKPIGVPRTDVFFDQEYVDYTKEKYMKMYPQLRDKKVLLYAPTFRGGPNERFNYSVVLDIAALKKELGDTHILILKFHPVIKNVSFNVDEDDPFILDLTLNNDINDLMLFSDALITDYSSVIFEFSLMNKPIYFFAYDIDDYLDERGFYFDYKATIPGEVFKDTPSLISSIKTGKYNYDELEVFKKKFVGSLDGNSTKRFVETYIGKADEEVNDL; encoded by the coding sequence ATGAACATTGATTCAAATAATAACATCGAGAAGAATCGAGAAGCTGGGATTAGTATTATTATTCCACTCTATAATGTGGAAGAAGTAATTCTGGAAACTCTCGAAAGCATTCATGAGCAAACATTTGACATGTACGAAGTTTTATTAATTGACGATGGTTCGACTGATAAAACGATAGAGCTGGTAACGGAATATATAGCGGATAAACCGAAATTTAAGTTGCATACACAACCAAATGGTGGACCAGCTTCGGCGAGAAATCATGGCTTACGACTGGCAAATAGAATGTATATTTGTTTTGTGGATAGTGATGATATTATTCCAAACTACGCATTGCAACTTATGTATGATGGGGCAATTTCCACTGGTTCAAAATTAATTACTGGTGCAACGAAACGATTTAATTCCGAGGATGAATGGTTTATTCCGATGCATATTCAATATAATATTGCGAAACCAGGACTAAAAACATTACTGAAAAATCCGGAATTGTTTTATTCGATTGGTCCTTGTGCGAAGTTATACCATCATTCCTTAATAGATGGTGTGTTTTTCCCCGAGAATATTCGGTATGGTGAAGATCAGCCATTTGTTTTACATGCTTTATTACAAGCAGAAAATATTTATACGGTGGAGAAAGTGGTTTATTACTACCGTTTACGTGACGGAGAATCGCAATCTTTAACGCAGTCTGTCAATAAAGACCCAATTCGCATTTTAAAATCTGTTTTTCAAATTTTTGACTATGGGGAAGCAGAGTTACTGAAAAATAATACCGAATATGAAGTAGCGTTAAAATATTATCAACGCGTATCAAGCATCGAGTTATGGGGTGCTTTGAGAGCGGCTATCGAAAGCAAGAAAAGCGAAAATCAAAAAATTGCATTTACCATGATGTTAGATTGGTTGAAAACAAAATCGGACGACTTCCTAAATATCATCCCTTCGTTTAGATATTTCTTATTGTTCAGTAGTATTGAGCGTGTTCGTTACATTACGAAAGATAACAAAGAAAACTATCGCCAACTGATTACCTATTTATGGGAAAGACAAGGCGAAGAGGCTAAAATTGCATTTAGAAAAACATATCCTGTCCATATGAAAGCTGCTTTACAAATTATGGAAAATAATAACTGGAGTGATGCACGTAAAATCTCCTTTAAGTTTATTATTCGCCGTCAATTTAAAGCACCTATTTTAATTCGTAAAATAAGTAGAGGAATCATTTTTAGAATTGCTACTTGGATGCCGCGTAAAAAGGATCAAGTGATTTTAGCGACAGAACGCAGTACGAGTTTAGAAGGTAATTTATTAGCTATTTATGATTACATGTTTTATAACAATATGCCGCAAAAAGTATATGTGTTTTTAAAGAAAAATCGTAATTGGTTTGAAATGTTCCAATTGTACTATGCTTTAGGGCGAACTAAAACGATTGTGCTGGACGATTATTACAACAAAATTTACGGTTTGAAGTTTAATAAAAAGACGCATGTTATTCAGTCATGGCATGCAACAGGCGCTTTCAAAAAGTTTGGTTTTAGTGCGATGGAAGGTACTGACGCTAATACCGAAGAGTTTGAAACACGTGCCCATTCGCCGTATACAGATGTACTTGTTAGTTCAGAAGGCATTGTTCCTGAATATATGGAAGCCTTTAGAAAACAAGCTAATCAAATTAAACCAATTGGTGTGCCGAGAACCGATGTGTTTTTTGATCAAGAATATGTGGACTATACGAAAGAAAAATATATGAAAATGTATCCGCAACTACGTGATAAAAAAGTGTTGCTTTATGCGCCAACTTTCCGTGGTGGTCCGAATGAACGTTTTAATTATAGCGTTGTACTCGATATTGCTGCTTTGAAAAAAGAGCTTGGTGATACGCATATTCTTATTTTGAAATTCCATCCTGTTATTAAAAACGTGTCATTTAACGTGGATGAAGATGATCCATTTATTTTAGACTTAACATTGAATAATGATATTAATGATCTGATGTTATTCAGTGATGCGCTTATTACCGACTATTCTTCCGTCATTTTTGAGTTTAGTTTGATGAATAAACCAATTTATTTCTTTGCTTATGATATCGATGATTATTTGGATGAACGTGGCTTTTATTTCGATTATAAAGCAACTATTCCGGGTGAAGTGTTTAAGGATACGCCGTCACTGATTAGTTCCATCAAAACTGGAAAATATAATTATGATGAACTGGAAGTCTTTAAAAAGAAATTTGTCGGAAGCTTAGACGGCAATTCAACGAAACGTTTTGTAGAGACGTATATTGGAAAAGCGGATGAGGAAGTGAACGATTTATGA
- the galU gene encoding UTP--glucose-1-phosphate uridylyltransferase GalU has product MRVKKAVIPAAGLGTRFLPATKAMPKEILPIVDKPTIQYIVEEAVASGIEDILIVTGKGKRAIEDHFDSVPELENNLREKNKLELLHLVEQTTNINLHFIRQAKPKGLGDAILQAKGFVGNEPFIVMLGDDIVESKTPCSKQLMNQYEKTHSSVIGVQTVPHAETYRYGIIDPINEYDKNLYNVKGFVEKPDPDKAPSDLAILGRYLLTPQIFDFLETQEPGAGGEIQLTDAINSLNEVQRVFAYDFEGERFDVGDKFGFIQTTMQFALKHPEIKDDVKKLIDDLHKQIHENDK; this is encoded by the coding sequence ATGAGAGTAAAAAAAGCTGTAATTCCAGCTGCTGGTCTAGGAACTCGTTTTTTACCAGCTACAAAAGCAATGCCTAAAGAAATTTTACCAATCGTGGATAAGCCAACTATTCAATACATAGTGGAAGAAGCAGTGGCATCAGGTATAGAAGACATCTTAATTGTAACAGGTAAAGGAAAACGCGCTATCGAAGACCACTTTGATTCCGTGCCTGAACTTGAAAACAATCTACGGGAAAAAAATAAACTTGAATTGTTACATTTAGTAGAACAAACAACCAACATTAATTTGCACTTTATTCGTCAAGCAAAACCAAAAGGACTTGGTGACGCCATCCTTCAAGCAAAAGGTTTCGTTGGAAATGAGCCATTTATTGTTATGTTAGGTGATGACATTGTAGAATCCAAAACACCTTGTTCGAAACAATTAATGAATCAATACGAAAAAACACATAGCTCTGTTATCGGCGTACAAACAGTCCCTCACGCGGAAACATATCGCTACGGTATCATCGATCCAATTAACGAGTACGACAAAAATTTATACAATGTAAAAGGATTTGTCGAAAAACCAGATCCAGACAAAGCTCCATCTGACCTGGCAATTCTTGGACGCTACTTATTAACACCACAAATTTTCGACTTCTTAGAAACGCAAGAACCAGGTGCTGGCGGCGAAATCCAATTAACAGATGCCATCAATAGTTTAAATGAAGTACAACGAGTATTTGCTTACGACTTCGAAGGCGAACGCTTTGATGTCGGTGATAAATTCGGCTTTATTCAAACAACCATGCAATTCGCTTTAAAACACCCTGAAATTAAAGATGATGTAAAAAAACTAATTGATGATTTACACAAACAAATTCACGAAAACGATAAATAA
- a CDS encoding IspD/TarI family cytidylyltransferase, protein MIYAQILAGGKGTRMGNVSMPKQFLPLNGKPIIVHTVEKFILNTRFDKILISSPKEWMNHAEDNIKKYISDDRIVVIEGGEDRNETIMNGIRFVEKTYGLTDEDIIVTHDAVRPFLTHRILEENIDAALETGAVDTVIEALDTIVESSNHQVITDIPVRDHMYQGQTPQSFNMKKVYNHYQNLTTEKKQILTDACKICLLAGDDVKLVKGEIFNIKITTPYDLKVANAIIQERIAND, encoded by the coding sequence ATGATATACGCTCAAATTTTAGCTGGAGGAAAAGGTACGCGAATGGGTAACGTTAGCATGCCAAAACAATTTCTACCTCTAAATGGTAAACCAATTATTGTTCATACCGTTGAAAAATTTATTCTAAATACTCGATTTGATAAAATTCTTATTTCCTCACCGAAAGAATGGATGAACCATGCTGAGGATAATATTAAAAAGTATATTTCTGATGATCGTATTGTTGTTATCGAAGGCGGAGAAGACCGCAATGAAACAATTATGAATGGGATTCGTTTCGTGGAAAAAACATATGGCTTAACAGATGAAGATATTATCGTAACGCATGATGCTGTTCGCCCATTTTTAACACATCGAATTCTTGAAGAAAATATAGATGCTGCACTGGAAACTGGAGCTGTAGACACTGTTATTGAAGCACTTGATACAATCGTTGAATCAAGCAATCATCAAGTGATTACAGATATTCCTGTGAGAGACCACATGTACCAAGGTCAAACACCACAAAGTTTCAATATGAAAAAAGTATATAATCATTACCAAAATCTAACAACCGAGAAAAAACAAATTCTAACAGATGCATGTAAAATTTGTTTGCTTGCTGGCGACGATGTGAAATTGGTTAAAGGTGAAATTTTCAACATCAAAATTACGACACCTTACGATTTAAAAGTAGCTAATGCGATTATTCAGGAGCGGATAGCCAATGATTAA